One window of Anaerolineales bacterium genomic DNA carries:
- a CDS encoding biotin-dependent carboxyltransferase family protein, translated as MLAIVEITGLATLQDSGRRGFNKFGVPTSGVMDWYAYQAANSLLNNPQNSATIELGLGEITFHALRNTVLSVTGAGYEVENYIWTFPLWTSFYVRAGWTVRVKKTGGGNWAYITIAGGFDSPIIMNSRSTYLRGGIGSALKVGDILQSFAPTTDLLKLAARGHTPLIPYSQTPILDVIPAPQTDWFTPEGIRAFYESEYTLSPSFDRMGYRLQGSPIEKATTQELISEGMTMGSIQIPADGQPIVMMADAPTAGGYPKIANVTRASLPLLAQCEAGVSKIRFRETTVKEAQDTLRKTSEVSPIRGHVKTSEV; from the coding sequence ATGCTTGCAATCGTTGAAATTACAGGTCTCGCCACCCTCCAAGACTCCGGCAGGCGCGGATTCAATAAATTCGGCGTACCCACTTCCGGTGTAATGGACTGGTACGCCTATCAAGCCGCAAATTCTCTACTCAACAATCCACAAAACTCAGCAACCATCGAACTCGGACTCGGCGAAATTACGTTTCACGCATTACGAAATACAGTTCTCTCCGTCACCGGCGCAGGCTACGAAGTGGAAAACTACATCTGGACTTTCCCGCTTTGGACAAGTTTCTACGTCCGCGCTGGGTGGACGGTGCGCGTGAAGAAGACGGGCGGCGGCAACTGGGCGTATATCACCATCGCTGGCGGATTCGATTCACCCATCATCATGAATTCCCGTTCCACATATCTGCGTGGCGGAATTGGCTCGGCGCTCAAAGTTGGAGATATTTTGCAATCCTTCGCTCCCACCACCGACTTACTCAAACTCGCCGCCCGCGGCCATACGCCACTCATACCCTACAGCCAAACCCCGATCCTTGATGTCATCCCCGCCCCCCAAACGGACTGGTTCACTCCCGAAGGCATTCGGGCATTTTACGAAAGTGAATACACCCTCAGCCCCTCTTTTGACCGCATGGGCTATCGTTTACAGGGTTCACCCATTGAAAAAGCCACCACCCAAGAACTCATCTCCGAAGGCATGACCATGGGCAGCATCCAAATCCCAGCCGATGGTCAGCCCATCGTCATGATGGCAGATGCTCCCACCGCAGGCGGCTATCCCAAGATCGCCAATGTGACTCGCGCAAGTCTGCCTCTGTTGGCGCAATGTGAAGCGGGCGTGAGCAAAATCCGCTTTCGAGAGACCACGGTGAAAGAAGCACAGGACACATTACGAAAGACCTCCGAGGTTTCCCCCATACGGGGACACGTAAAAACCTCGGAGGTCTGA
- a CDS encoding LamB/YcsF family protein, translated as MKIDLNCDLGEGIGSDEAIMPYITSANIACGFHAGDEHTMRETLRLAKRFGVNAGAHPSWNDRENFGRKEMDVSPAEAEKLVFEQIQILAAIAKEEGVTLTHVKPHGALYNQSAKDVELASAIARAVKAHSVDLILVGLAGSRSMEAGREMGLRVAAEGFPDRGYNADGSLMSRLLPGAIIESPEEVARHAIELVKTGRMDTLCLHGDHPRAAENAKMLRVVLEKNGIEFRLLK; from the coding sequence ATGAAAATCGATCTCAACTGTGACCTCGGCGAAGGCATCGGCAGCGACGAAGCCATCATGCCGTATATCACCTCAGCCAACATCGCCTGCGGATTCCATGCGGGTGATGAACACACCATGCGCGAGACTCTTCGGCTCGCAAAACGCTTTGGCGTGAATGCAGGCGCGCATCCAAGTTGGAATGATAGAGAAAATTTTGGGCGCAAAGAAATGGACGTTTCCCCTGCTGAAGCAGAGAAGCTGGTCTTTGAGCAAATTCAAATTCTGGCGGCGATTGCAAAAGAGGAAGGCGTGACGTTGACCCATGTCAAACCGCATGGGGCGTTGTACAACCAGTCTGCAAAGGATGTTGAATTGGCAAGCGCGATTGCGCGGGCGGTAAAAGCCCACAGTGTAGATTTAATTTTGGTTGGGCTGGCAGGCTCAAGGTCGATGGAGGCGGGGCGGGAGATGGGGCTGAGAGTTGCGGCGGAGGGTTTCCCCGATAGAGGCTACAATGCTGACGGGTCGTTAATGTCCCGCCTTCTTCCGGGTGCGATCATTGAGTCGCCGGAGGAAGTGGCGAGACATGCCATTGAGTTGGTGAAAACCGGGCGAATGGATACACTCTGCCTGCATGGCGATCATCCGCGTGCGGCAGAGAATGCGAAGATGTTGAGGGTGGTTTTGGAGAAGAATGGGATTGAGTTTCGGCTATTAAAGTAG
- the pxpB gene encoding 5-oxoprolinase subunit PxpB encodes MLKPLGDSAILIQLGDTIDPALNARVHALDTILQTIPAITETVPAYCTVLVHYNPLATTYNQIKNLIEEKISLLDDSTHRPSRHLEIPVLYGGASGPDLEPFATTLALSPSELIRLHSEREYTVYMMGFTPGFPYLGILNEKLTLPRMSTPRTRVPAGSVAIAGSQTGIYPVDSPGGWHILGHTPLKLFDPTSDNPFLFSPGDTVKFIPTN; translated from the coding sequence ATGCTCAAGCCGCTCGGCGACTCCGCAATCCTCATCCAACTCGGCGACACCATCGACCCCGCACTCAACGCACGCGTCCACGCCCTCGATACGATTCTGCAAACCATCCCCGCAATCACCGAAACCGTCCCCGCCTACTGCACCGTCCTCGTCCACTACAACCCGCTTGCCACAACCTACAACCAGATCAAAAACCTGATCGAGGAAAAAATCTCCCTGCTGGATGATTCGACTCACAGACCTTCTCGCCACTTAGAGATTCCCGTCCTCTATGGCGGCGCTTCGGGACCTGACCTCGAACCTTTTGCCACAACTCTAGCCTTATCTCCCTCTGAGTTGATTCGCCTGCACAGCGAGCGCGAATACACCGTTTACATGATGGGATTCACGCCCGGTTTTCCCTACCTCGGCATCCTCAACGAAAAACTGACCTTGCCCCGCATGTCCACTCCGCGCACTCGCGTGCCCGCTGGCTCTGTCGCCATCGCCGGTTCCCAAACTGGAATCTACCCCGTCGACTCGCCCGGCGGCTGGCACATTCTCGGGCACACTCCGCTCAAACTCTTTGACCCAACCAGCGACAATCCATTTTTATTTTCCCCCGGCGACACCGTAAAATTCATCCCCACCAACTAA
- a CDS encoding class I SAM-dependent RNA methyltransferase, with the protein MTQHDITLEKLTYGGEAMGRLPDGRAVFVPFGLPGETVRIQLTQEKQNFARGDILEILKPSPDRITAKCKHFTQCGGCHYQHLPYEKQLLAKADILRDQLQRIGKIENPPVQATVASPNQWNYRNHVQFHLTDDGKIGFINARGNATLPIEECHLPEASIDAFRNDLQFESRMNLERVSLRCGADDDLMLILESETAETPELEIEADISIVHIYEDHPVVIAGSNALTIKVLGKDFHVSAPSFFQVNTPMAEKMGQHLQAQLPIPDSQCTLIDLYCGVGLFSKFFADKYAKVIGIESSPSACEDFAINLDEFDNVELYEGAAEEILPALARQLTQPTHMIVDPPRAGLDKHALDAILQINPQVIAYVSCDPSTLARDAARLLKGGYTLQHATPFDLFPQTYHIESISIFTR; encoded by the coding sequence ACCCGGCGAAACTGTCCGCATTCAACTGACGCAAGAAAAACAAAACTTCGCACGAGGCGATATCCTCGAGATTCTTAAACCCTCTCCAGACCGCATCACCGCCAAATGCAAGCACTTCACCCAATGCGGCGGATGTCACTACCAGCACCTACCCTACGAAAAACAACTGCTCGCCAAAGCGGACATTCTGCGTGACCAACTCCAGCGCATCGGCAAAATTGAAAATCCGCCTGTGCAAGCCACTGTCGCATCGCCGAATCAGTGGAATTATCGCAACCACGTCCAATTCCATCTCACCGATGATGGAAAAATTGGCTTCATCAATGCCAGAGGCAATGCAACTTTACCCATCGAAGAATGTCACCTGCCCGAAGCAAGCATTGACGCTTTCCGCAATGACCTGCAATTTGAATCGCGCATGAACCTCGAGCGCGTCTCTCTCCGCTGCGGCGCAGACGATGACCTCATGCTCATCCTCGAATCCGAAACCGCAGAGACTCCCGAACTCGAGATCGAAGCCGACATCTCCATCGTCCACATTTATGAAGACCACCCCGTCGTCATCGCCGGAAGCAACGCACTCACCATCAAAGTCCTTGGCAAAGACTTCCACGTCTCCGCACCATCCTTCTTCCAAGTCAACACCCCGATGGCAGAAAAAATGGGGCAACACCTTCAAGCCCAACTCCCGATTCCCGATTCCCAATGCACCCTCATTGACCTCTACTGCGGCGTCGGCTTATTCAGCAAATTCTTCGCCGACAAATACGCCAAAGTCATCGGCATCGAATCGTCGCCATCCGCTTGCGAAGACTTCGCCATCAACCTCGACGAGTTCGACAACGTTGAACTCTACGAAGGCGCCGCCGAAGAAATTTTGCCCGCTCTCGCACGGCAACTCACCCAACCCACCCACATGATTGTTGACCCACCCCGCGCCGGGCTCGACAAGCACGCCCTCGACGCGATTCTCCAAATCAACCCGCAAGTCATCGCCTACGTCTCCTGCGACCCATCCACCCTTGCGCGTGACGCGGCGCGACTTCTCAAAGGCGGCTACACCCTGCAACACGCCACACCCTTCGACCTCTTCCCGCAGACCTATCACATCGAGTCCATCTCCATTTTCACCCGCTGA